Proteins co-encoded in one Diaminobutyricimonas sp. LJ205 genomic window:
- a CDS encoding cation diffusion facilitator family transporter, with protein sequence MSASGGTKAVIAALLANTGIAITKFIAWAFSGSSSMLAESVHSVADAGNQLLLLLGGRRAKKQADAEHPFGYGRERYLWAFVVSIVLFSVGGMFSIYEGIDKLTHPHELEVPWLPVLVLVIAIVLESFSLRTAVKESLPHKGKGSWTEFVRHAKSPELPVVLLEDIAALLGLVFALIGVGLTILTGNPLFDALGTLAIGALLIVVALVLGVETQSLVVGEGARPDDVNRIRDAINGHSSVEALIHMKTLYLGPDELLVAAKIAFPRTDKLGQVAAAIDEVEKTIRAAVPVARVIYIEPDVYRGNPDEHPSTDAIVIRAAD encoded by the coding sequence ATGAGCGCTAGCGGCGGAACTAAGGCAGTCATCGCGGCACTACTCGCGAACACCGGAATCGCAATCACGAAGTTCATCGCCTGGGCGTTCTCGGGATCCAGTTCAATGCTCGCCGAGTCGGTGCACTCGGTCGCGGATGCCGGCAACCAGCTGCTGCTGCTGCTCGGCGGCCGGCGCGCGAAGAAACAGGCCGATGCCGAGCATCCCTTCGGGTACGGCCGCGAACGCTACCTGTGGGCGTTCGTGGTGTCGATCGTGCTGTTCAGCGTCGGTGGCATGTTCTCGATCTACGAGGGCATCGACAAGCTCACCCACCCGCACGAGCTTGAAGTGCCTTGGTTGCCGGTGCTCGTCCTGGTCATCGCGATCGTGCTCGAGTCGTTCTCGCTGCGCACCGCGGTCAAGGAGTCGCTGCCGCACAAGGGCAAGGGCAGCTGGACCGAATTCGTGCGGCACGCCAAGTCGCCCGAGCTGCCCGTCGTGCTGCTCGAGGACATCGCCGCCCTGCTCGGCCTGGTCTTCGCGCTGATCGGCGTCGGGCTGACCATCCTCACCGGAAACCCGCTGTTCGACGCTCTCGGCACCCTCGCGATCGGTGCACTCCTCATCGTCGTCGCACTCGTGCTCGGCGTCGAAACGCAGAGCCTGGTGGTCGGCGAAGGCGCCCGTCCCGACGACGTCAACCGCATCCGCGACGCGATCAACGGGCACTCCTCGGTCGAGGCCCTCATCCACATGAAGACGCTCTACCTCGGGCCGGACGAGCTGCTGGTGGCCGCGAAGATCGCGTTCCCGCGCACCGACAAACTTGGCCAGGTCGCGGCAGCGATCGACGAGGTGGAGAAGACCATCCGCGCGGCCGTCCCGGTGGCCCGTGTGATTTACATCGAGCCCGACGTGTACCGTGGCAACC
- the proC gene encoding pyrroline-5-carboxylate reductase, producing the protein MSVELPAIAILGTGSMGGAILSGLLKPGVNVSGGIRVTNRTAVKADALRSDAVTSYATEVEPRANHLAVAGAKLVVLGVKPGMVPDLLREVGPSLDAGAVVVSVAAGVPIAAMEAIVPGAVLRAMPNTPAVVGRAVTGLAAGTRSTDAELDLARTLFETVGSVLVVPEEQIDALGTISGSGPAYVFYLIEQLTKTAVDLGFTAEQAATMVGDTFLGAAELLRHTGEDPAELRRRVTSPKGTTERAVAVLEQGGLKELFDRATAAALARTKELAAEAG; encoded by the coding sequence ATGAGCGTCGAACTGCCTGCCATTGCCATCCTTGGAACCGGTTCGATGGGAGGCGCCATCCTGTCCGGGCTGTTGAAACCCGGCGTGAACGTGAGTGGCGGCATCCGCGTCACCAATCGCACCGCGGTCAAAGCGGATGCACTGCGATCAGATGCGGTGACCAGCTACGCCACCGAGGTGGAACCCAGGGCGAACCATCTCGCGGTCGCCGGCGCGAAGCTCGTGGTGCTCGGCGTCAAGCCGGGCATGGTGCCCGACCTGCTACGCGAGGTGGGTCCGTCGCTCGATGCAGGAGCCGTCGTGGTCAGTGTCGCGGCCGGTGTGCCCATCGCCGCGATGGAGGCAATCGTGCCTGGCGCCGTGCTGCGGGCGATGCCGAACACGCCCGCGGTCGTCGGGCGCGCGGTCACCGGGTTGGCGGCGGGAACCAGGTCGACGGATGCCGAGCTCGACCTTGCCCGGACCTTGTTCGAGACCGTGGGATCAGTGCTGGTCGTGCCCGAGGAGCAGATCGACGCGTTGGGCACGATCTCGGGATCGGGTCCGGCCTACGTGTTCTACCTGATCGAGCAGCTCACGAAGACGGCGGTCGACCTTGGCTTCACGGCCGAGCAGGCCGCGACCATGGTGGGGGACACCTTCCTCGGCGCCGCCGAGCTGCTGCGGCACACCGGGGAGGACCCGGCCGAGTTGCGCCGCCGGGTGACCAGTCCGAAGGGCACCACCGAGCGGGCCGTCGCCGTGCTCGAGCAGGGCGGCCTCAAGGAGCTGTTCGACCGGGCCACTGCCGCCGCCCTCGCCCGGACGAAGGAACTGGCCGCCGAGGCTGGGTAG
- a CDS encoding TrkA family potassium uptake protein: MVERIAHDAPVLVIGLGRFGAATAGQLDRLGREVLAVDADAALVQKWSERVTHAVQADARSIDALRQIGAQDFSIAVVATASAIEASVLITANLVDLKIPQIWAKAISQSHGKILARIGANHVIYPEAEAGERVAHLVSGRMLDFIEFDDEFALVKMYPPKNVRGLSLAESQVRKKYGISVVGVKSPGKEFTYATPETVVSSHDLIIVSGRSGDIEKFATLQA; this comes from the coding sequence TTGGTTGAGAGAATCGCGCACGACGCGCCCGTGCTGGTGATCGGCCTCGGCCGGTTCGGCGCCGCAACCGCTGGTCAGCTTGACCGGCTCGGCCGCGAGGTGCTGGCCGTTGACGCGGATGCCGCGCTTGTGCAGAAGTGGTCGGAGCGGGTCACCCACGCGGTGCAGGCCGATGCCAGAAGCATTGACGCGCTCCGGCAGATCGGCGCTCAGGACTTCTCGATCGCGGTCGTCGCGACCGCCTCGGCGATCGAGGCGAGCGTGCTGATCACCGCGAACCTCGTCGATCTCAAGATCCCGCAGATCTGGGCCAAGGCGATCAGCCAGTCGCACGGCAAGATCCTCGCCCGGATCGGCGCGAACCACGTCATCTACCCCGAAGCCGAAGCCGGCGAGCGCGTGGCGCACCTGGTGTCCGGCCGGATGCTGGACTTCATCGAGTTCGATGATGAGTTCGCCCTGGTCAAGATGTACCCGCCGAAGAACGTGCGCGGCCTGTCACTGGCCGAGTCGCAGGTGCGCAAGAAGTACGGCATCAGCGTCGTCGGCGTGAAGTCTCCCGGCAAGGAATTCACCTATGCGACGCCGGAGACTGTGGTCTCCAGCCACGACCTGATCATCGTGTCCGGCCGCAGCGGCGACATCGAGAAGTTCGCCACCCTGCAGGCGTAG
- a CDS encoding TrkH family potassium uptake protein, whose amino-acid sequence MRASVDRRGFTRGEPRTALGRLRDVVDRITESSPSRFAILVFTSLILIWTVLLSLPIATRDRSATPLTDALFTAVSTICVTGLSTVDMGTHWSGFGNVVILLGMNIGGIGVLTLASIMGLVVSRRLGLRQKLMAASDSNPLRIHHGPVVESQAIRLGDIGSLLATVAVSALIIEAGVTLLIAPRLMVAGADPWTALWEGFYIATSAFTNTGFMPTPEGIAPYATDPWMLTAIAIGVFLGAIGFPVIFALARGWRNPRRWSLHVKLTLVTTIALMFLGAIAIWVLEFNNAATLGQHDGAAAPMTAVFMSIMTRSGGFATIDIAEMNGSTLLVTDMLMFVGGGSASTAGGIKVTTLAVLFLAALAEARGDRDMQAFERRIPVDVLRLSVSVVLWGATIVASASIALMHITGERLDFVLFDVISAFATCGLSTGFTAEAPDSAQLILAATMWAGRVGTVTLAAALAASQRRQLFTRAEERPIVG is encoded by the coding sequence ATGCGCGCGAGCGTAGACCGTCGGGGGTTTACCCGCGGTGAACCCCGCACCGCGCTCGGGCGTCTGCGCGACGTCGTCGACCGAATCACCGAATCTTCGCCGTCCCGGTTCGCGATCCTCGTCTTCACCTCCTTGATCCTGATCTGGACGGTGCTGCTGTCGCTGCCGATCGCGACCAGGGATCGCAGCGCCACTCCGCTCACCGACGCTCTCTTCACCGCCGTGTCAACGATTTGCGTGACCGGCCTGTCCACCGTGGACATGGGCACGCACTGGTCGGGCTTCGGCAACGTCGTCATCCTGCTCGGCATGAACATCGGCGGCATCGGCGTGCTGACGCTGGCGAGCATCATGGGCCTGGTGGTCTCGCGCCGACTCGGGCTGCGGCAGAAATTGATGGCAGCGAGCGACAGCAACCCGCTGCGCATCCATCACGGGCCAGTCGTCGAGTCCCAGGCAATCCGCCTCGGCGATATCGGCAGCCTGCTGGCCACCGTCGCGGTGAGCGCGTTGATCATCGAAGCCGGAGTCACCCTTTTGATCGCACCCCGTCTGATGGTGGCGGGCGCGGATCCGTGGACGGCTCTCTGGGAGGGCTTCTACATCGCCACGTCGGCGTTCACCAACACGGGCTTCATGCCCACGCCCGAGGGCATCGCGCCGTACGCGACCGATCCGTGGATGCTGACCGCGATCGCGATCGGCGTCTTTCTCGGTGCCATCGGCTTCCCGGTGATCTTCGCGCTGGCGCGCGGCTGGCGGAACCCGCGGCGCTGGTCACTGCACGTCAAGCTCACCCTGGTCACGACGATCGCGCTGATGTTCCTGGGCGCCATCGCGATCTGGGTACTCGAGTTCAACAACGCGGCCACGCTTGGGCAGCACGACGGCGCCGCGGCTCCGATGACCGCGGTGTTCATGTCGATCATGACCAGATCGGGCGGATTCGCGACCATCGATATTGCGGAAATGAACGGCTCCACGCTGCTGGTGACGGACATGCTGATGTTCGTCGGCGGCGGCTCGGCGTCCACGGCAGGTGGCATCAAGGTGACCACCCTGGCGGTGCTGTTCCTCGCCGCGCTGGCGGAAGCCCGTGGCGACCGCGACATGCAGGCATTCGAACGGCGGATTCCGGTCGACGTGCTGCGGCTGTCGGTGAGCGTCGTCCTGTGGGGGGCGACCATCGTGGCCAGCGCGTCGATTGCGCTCATGCACATCACCGGCGAGCGCCTCGATTTCGTGCTGTTCGATGTCATCTCGGCGTTCGCCACCTGCGGCCTGTCGACTGGCTTCACCGCAGAAGCACCCGACAGCGCGCAGCTCATTCTTGCCGCGACGATGTGGGCGGGCCGCGTTGGTACAGTGACCCTCGCCGCAGCGCTTGCCGCGAGCCAGCGCCGTCAGTTGTTCACCCGAGCCGAAGAAAGGCCCATCGTTGGTTGA
- a CDS encoding helix-turn-helix transcriptional regulator — protein sequence MADIFDVVADATRRDLLQALRERYTSPDSATGEISVGELVERLGVSQPTVSKHLKVLREHGMVTVRDHGQHRYYRLEVSPLEELEDWLIPFLSADWDGNASAAYAAWAGTEVGSNIGRVTADGLHQARTAIHDAQEQVSRRIPWLKKKPTGE from the coding sequence ATGGCCGACATCTTCGACGTGGTTGCCGACGCGACTAGACGTGATCTTCTGCAAGCCCTCCGCGAGCGTTACACCTCGCCCGACTCGGCGACCGGAGAGATCAGCGTTGGCGAACTCGTGGAGCGACTGGGGGTCAGTCAGCCGACCGTCTCCAAGCACCTGAAGGTGCTCCGCGAGCACGGCATGGTCACCGTCCGGGACCACGGTCAGCACCGGTACTACCGGCTGGAAGTCTCACCGCTCGAGGAACTCGAGGACTGGCTCATCCCGTTCCTCAGCGCCGATTGGGATGGCAACGCTTCGGCCGCCTACGCAGCCTGGGCCGGCACCGAAGTGGGCAGCAATATCGGCCGGGTCACGGCGGACGGTCTGCACCAGGCGCGGACCGCGATTCACGACGCTCAGGAGCAGGTCAGCAGGCGTATTCCCTGGCTGAAGAAGAAGCCCACAGGGGAGTAG
- a CDS encoding helix-turn-helix domain-containing protein: MARDLSEVRFLTVAEVAEMMRVSNMTVYRMVHSGELPAIRFGRSFRIPESAVEHLIQQPLTDVG; the protein is encoded by the coding sequence ATGGCGCGTGATCTCTCCGAGGTGCGGTTCCTCACCGTTGCGGAGGTCGCAGAGATGATGCGGGTCTCGAACATGACGGTGTACCGCATGGTGCACTCGGGCGAACTGCCCGCGATCCGTTTTGGGCGGTCCTTCCGCATCCCGGAGTCGGCCGTTGAACACCTGATCCAGCAGCCGCTCACCGACGTCGGCTGA
- a CDS encoding 30S ribosomal protein bS22: MGSVIKKRRKRMAKKKHRKLLRKTRHQRRNKK; encoded by the coding sequence ATGGGTTCCGTAATTAAGAAGCGCCGCAAGCGTATGGCGAAGAAGAAGCACCGCAAGCTGCTTCGTAAGACGCGCCACCAGCGTCGCAACAAGAAGTAG
- a CDS encoding HAD family phosphatase, which produces MSDATPPSDSPIIAFFDVDNTLMRGASIYHLGKRAFRRGFVTVRDIMMFAWHQARFVAVGENKRHLSTIKDRALELIGGHSEPTLRSLAEEIYERDLSHRLWPETVQLAKEHLAKGHEVWLISATPEIVAQVIAQELGLTGALGTRIESVDGIYTGNLEGPVLHGERKAVVAEELARRKRARLMDCWAYSDSRNDIPLLNLVGNRVVVNPDASLARYAKARSWPVLELKPSSIREARRRVRREARAVRVKPKRR; this is translated from the coding sequence ATGTCTGACGCGACGCCCCCGAGCGATAGCCCGATCATCGCGTTCTTCGACGTGGACAACACGCTCATGCGAGGCGCAAGCATCTACCACTTGGGGAAGCGGGCCTTCCGCCGCGGCTTCGTCACCGTGCGCGACATCATGATGTTCGCCTGGCATCAGGCCCGGTTCGTCGCCGTCGGCGAGAACAAGCGGCACCTCTCCACCATCAAGGACCGCGCGCTCGAATTGATCGGCGGGCACTCCGAGCCGACACTGCGCAGCCTCGCCGAAGAGATCTACGAGCGAGACCTGTCGCACCGGCTGTGGCCCGAAACCGTGCAACTCGCCAAGGAGCACCTGGCCAAGGGTCACGAAGTCTGGCTGATCAGCGCGACGCCGGAGATCGTGGCACAGGTCATCGCGCAGGAGCTCGGGCTGACCGGCGCGCTGGGAACCCGGATCGAATCGGTGGACGGCATCTACACCGGCAACCTGGAGGGTCCGGTGCTGCACGGCGAGCGCAAGGCGGTCGTCGCCGAAGAACTGGCGCGCCGCAAGCGTGCGCGGCTGATGGACTGCTGGGCGTACAGCGACTCCCGCAACGACATCCCGCTGCTGAATTTGGTCGGCAACCGGGTCGTGGTGAACCCGGATGCGAGCCTCGCCCGGTACGCGAAGGCGCGCAGCTGGCCGGTGCTCGAGCTGAAACCGTCGAGCATCCGGGAAGCCCGCCGCCGGGTTCGGCGCGAAGCCCGGGCCGTGCGGGTCAAGCCAAAGCGCCGGTAG
- a CDS encoding glutaredoxin family protein, protein MPPTRLTLVGKPGCHLCDDARAVVQSVLTDFDDVAFEELSILEHEDLHAKYVEEIPVVLINDKVHNIWRVNPDRLRKALEEASE, encoded by the coding sequence GTGCCCCCCACTCGTCTCACTCTCGTCGGCAAGCCCGGCTGCCATCTCTGCGATGATGCGCGTGCCGTGGTGCAGTCCGTACTGACCGACTTCGACGACGTTGCGTTCGAGGAACTGTCGATCCTCGAGCACGAGGATCTGCACGCGAAGTACGTGGAAGAGATTCCCGTCGTGCTGATCAACGACAAGGTGCACAACATCTGGCGGGTCAACCCCGACCGTCTGCGCAAGGCTTTGGAGGAAGCATCCGAATGA
- a CDS encoding Dabb family protein, which translates to MIRHVVTWKLNGADASTRAAQATEIADALNALDGVVPQIRAIKVGADVLGNGNWEVALVADFDSLDDLGGYQEHPAHQALLPMIRGHVAERSCVDFEV; encoded by the coding sequence ATGATCCGTCACGTCGTCACCTGGAAACTCAATGGGGCGGACGCCTCGACCCGCGCCGCGCAGGCCACCGAGATCGCCGACGCGTTGAACGCGCTCGACGGCGTCGTGCCGCAGATCCGCGCGATCAAGGTGGGCGCGGATGTGCTCGGCAACGGCAACTGGGAAGTTGCACTGGTCGCCGACTTCGACTCACTTGACGACCTCGGCGGATACCAGGAGCACCCCGCGCACCAGGCGCTGCTGCCGATGATCCGCGGGCACGTCGCCGAGCGCAGCTGCGTCGACTTCGAGGTCTAG
- the aspS gene encoding aspartate--tRNA(Asn) ligase: protein MTERTLIKNLAALADGPVTVSGWVDTVRDQKKVQFIVLRDESGAVQLVNPATREIDPEDAASEARLDLTETISGLSEGSFISISGELKHDERVKLGGIEVKIGTLDVASRAIPETPIADDTAIDKRMDWRFLDLRHPKQNLIFRIQTTFEHALRQYWIDNDFIEIHTPKLMASASESRAELFEVEYFDTTAYLAQSPQFFKQMAQPAGFGKVFEIGPAFRADPSFTSRHSTEFTSIDSEISWISSHEDVMELHEELMVAGITAVKEKHGAEIESLFDVTLEVPSRPFPRIPLAEAKRVVAERGYEIPRHDDDMDPEGERQIAAWAKETYGHDFVFLTDYASSIRPFYHMRHEGDPSLTNSYDLIYHGVEISTGAQREHRIDTLVAQAKDKGMDPEELGFYLDFFRYGVPPHGGFGMGLARVIMLMLGLGSIREVTYLFRGPNRLLP, encoded by the coding sequence GTGACTGAACGCACCCTGATCAAGAACCTTGCCGCCCTCGCCGACGGCCCCGTGACTGTCTCTGGATGGGTGGACACGGTGCGTGATCAGAAGAAGGTGCAGTTCATCGTGCTGCGCGACGAGTCGGGCGCGGTTCAGCTGGTCAACCCGGCAACTCGTGAGATCGACCCTGAGGATGCGGCATCCGAGGCCCGCCTCGACCTGACCGAGACGATCTCGGGTCTCAGCGAGGGCAGCTTCATTAGCATCAGCGGTGAGCTGAAGCACGATGAGCGGGTCAAGCTGGGCGGCATCGAGGTGAAGATCGGCACGCTGGATGTCGCCAGCCGGGCGATCCCCGAAACGCCGATCGCCGATGACACCGCGATCGACAAGCGCATGGACTGGCGCTTCCTCGACCTGCGTCACCCCAAGCAGAACCTGATCTTCCGCATCCAGACCACGTTCGAGCACGCGCTGCGGCAGTACTGGATCGACAACGACTTCATCGAGATCCACACCCCGAAGCTGATGGCCTCGGCGTCGGAGTCGCGCGCTGAACTGTTCGAGGTCGAGTACTTCGACACCACCGCTTACCTCGCGCAGAGCCCGCAGTTCTTCAAGCAGATGGCCCAGCCAGCCGGCTTCGGCAAGGTCTTCGAGATCGGCCCAGCGTTCCGCGCCGACCCGTCGTTCACCTCGCGGCACTCCACCGAGTTCACCTCGATCGACAGCGAGATCAGCTGGATCTCGTCGCACGAGGACGTCATGGAGCTGCACGAGGAGCTCATGGTCGCCGGCATCACCGCAGTCAAGGAGAAGCACGGCGCCGAGATCGAGTCGCTGTTCGACGTCACCCTCGAGGTTCCCAGCCGGCCGTTCCCGCGGATCCCGCTCGCCGAGGCGAAGCGCGTCGTCGCCGAGCGCGGTTACGAGATTCCCCGCCACGACGACGACATGGACCCCGAGGGCGAGCGGCAGATCGCGGCCTGGGCCAAGGAGACCTACGGTCACGACTTCGTCTTCCTGACCGACTACGCCTCGAGCATCCGGCCGTTCTACCACATGCGGCACGAGGGCGACCCGTCGCTCACCAACAGCTACGACCTGATCTACCACGGCGTGGAGATCTCCACCGGCGCCCAGCGCGAGCACCGCATCGACACGCTCGTCGCGCAGGCGAAGGACAAGGGGATGGACCCCGAGGAGCTCGGCTTCTACCTGGACTTCTTCCGCTACGGGGTGCCGCCGCACGGTGGCTTCGGCATGGGCCTCGCCCGCGTGATCATGCTCATGCTCGGCCTGGGCTCGATCCGCGAGGTGACTTACCTGTTCCGCGGGCCGAACCGCCTGCTGCCCTAG
- a CDS encoding histidine phosphatase family protein: MVARQIHLVRHGEVHNPEGVLYGRIPGYHLSELGHRMAANAAEALDGRPITTLYASPLQRAQESAAPWAKKFGLDIQTDDRLIEPTNKFEGKKFEFGPQVLTRPESWPWITNPFKPSWGEPFVSIAARMLAAVEDAWQATEDGGEAVLVSHQLPIWMVHRSVTDKKLYHDPRRRRCNLSSITTLTRQGTVFAEVNYQDPARDLLAASVDFGAV; the protein is encoded by the coding sequence GTGGTAGCGAGGCAGATCCATCTCGTCCGGCACGGCGAGGTTCACAATCCCGAGGGCGTTCTTTATGGACGCATCCCCGGCTATCACCTGTCGGAACTCGGACACCGGATGGCGGCCAATGCCGCGGAGGCCCTCGACGGCCGTCCGATCACCACGCTGTACGCGAGCCCGCTGCAGCGCGCGCAGGAATCGGCCGCTCCCTGGGCGAAGAAGTTCGGCCTCGACATCCAGACCGACGACCGGCTGATCGAGCCGACGAACAAGTTCGAGGGCAAGAAGTTCGAGTTCGGCCCGCAGGTGCTCACCCGGCCGGAGTCCTGGCCGTGGATCACCAACCCGTTCAAGCCGAGCTGGGGTGAACCGTTCGTCTCGATCGCCGCCCGCATGCTCGCCGCGGTGGAGGACGCCTGGCAGGCGACCGAGGACGGCGGCGAAGCGGTGCTGGTCAGCCACCAGTTGCCGATCTGGATGGTGCACCGCAGCGTGACCGACAAGAAGCTCTACCACGACCCCCGCCGTCGACGCTGCAACCTGTCGAGCATTACCACGCTCACGCGACAGGGCACAGTGTTCGCTGAGGTGAACTATCAGGATCCTGCACGAGACTTGCTCGCAGCATCCGTCGACTTTGGAGCCGTGTGA
- a CDS encoding TlpA disulfide reductase family protein: MRRRLLPAALAVAAATLLAGCTTDPLAASYRDGTTENYVSGDGTITEIPVAERGEPVDFEGETDAGETVSSADYAEEILVVNFWYAECPPCRVEAPDLQDVYEEFKPEGVEFLGVNLYNGAEGSLAFARTYGITYPSIIEAGSETPVLLAFAGKVSPKAVPTTLVLDREGRVAARINGLVDPSVLSTLVSDTLAEDA, encoded by the coding sequence GTGAGACGCCGTCTTCTTCCCGCCGCCCTCGCGGTCGCCGCCGCGACCCTGCTCGCCGGGTGCACGACCGATCCGCTGGCCGCGTCGTACCGGGACGGCACCACCGAGAACTACGTCTCGGGTGACGGAACGATCACCGAGATCCCCGTCGCTGAACGCGGTGAACCGGTTGATTTCGAGGGCGAGACCGATGCCGGCGAAACCGTCTCCAGCGCCGACTACGCGGAGGAGATCCTCGTGGTGAACTTCTGGTACGCCGAGTGCCCGCCCTGCCGGGTGGAGGCCCCCGACCTGCAGGACGTCTACGAGGAATTCAAGCCTGAAGGGGTCGAGTTCCTGGGCGTCAACCTCTACAACGGCGCCGAAGGTTCGCTGGCATTCGCCCGCACCTACGGCATCACCTACCCGTCGATCATCGAGGCGGGATCGGAGACCCCGGTGCTGCTGGCATTCGCCGGCAAGGTGTCGCCCAAGGCGGTGCCCACCACCCTGGTGCTCGACCGCGAGGGACGCGTGGCCGCCAGGATCAACGGCCTCGTCGACCCGTCCGTGCTCTCCACCCTGGTCAGCGACACGCTCGCCGAGGACGCGTAG
- a CDS encoding cytochrome c biogenesis CcdA family protein, with product MGPADIVANGSMLLALPLALLAGLIAFVSPCVLPLVPGYLAYVSGITDARDIRRGRMVLGAALFVLGFSVVFLGFFILISTVGTFMAVYEDLLMRIAGAIVIVLGLAFIGQVTFLQRTIKPTWRPTAGLAGAPVLGAVFAVGWSPCMGPVLAAVSTLALGESPGRAAIIGAVYCLGLGIPFMLVALGLDWVSGSVAWVKRHVRTINIAGGSLLILMGLLMVTGVWRQLMLMLQGVIDGTVTPL from the coding sequence GTGGGCCCCGCTGACATCGTCGCGAATGGCAGCATGCTTCTCGCGCTGCCGCTCGCGCTGCTGGCCGGGCTGATCGCCTTCGTGTCGCCGTGCGTGCTGCCGCTGGTGCCCGGGTACCTGGCGTATGTCAGCGGGATCACGGATGCCCGTGACATCCGCCGCGGCCGGATGGTGCTCGGCGCGGCGTTGTTCGTGCTCGGTTTCAGTGTCGTCTTCCTCGGCTTCTTCATCCTGATCTCCACGGTCGGCACCTTCATGGCCGTCTACGAGGACCTGCTGATGAGGATCGCCGGCGCCATCGTGATCGTGCTCGGGCTGGCTTTCATCGGGCAGGTCACCTTCCTGCAGCGCACCATCAAGCCCACCTGGCGCCCCACCGCAGGTCTTGCCGGCGCCCCGGTGCTCGGCGCCGTGTTCGCGGTGGGCTGGTCGCCATGCATGGGACCGGTGCTCGCAGCGGTGTCGACGCTGGCGCTCGGCGAAAGCCCGGGTCGGGCGGCGATCATCGGTGCCGTGTACTGCCTGGGCCTCGGCATCCCGTTCATGCTGGTCGCGCTCGGTCTGGACTGGGTGAGCGGCTCGGTGGCCTGGGTCAAGCGGCACGTGCGCACGATCAACATCGCCGGCGGCAGCCTGCTCATCCTGATGGGCCTCCTCATGGTCACCGGCGTGTGGCGACAGCTCATGCTCATGCTGCAGGGGGTGATCGATGGAACCGTTACGCCCCTCTGA